From one Bacteroidota bacterium genomic stretch:
- a CDS encoding MBOAT family protein → MEKLKNIFLYSGDSPLLFTQMYFWIFFFIVFSIFALVYNKKLFRSTYLFAISLFFYWKSGGHFFILLLFTTVLDYNIGNLTYKAKTRQLKKLWVAISIILNLGILAYFKYTEFFVDIVNLVLNTNFKVINIAAQWANNGLGTSFDVTKFIIPVGISFYTFQSLSYVLDISKGKLKPVKNILEYGFYVTFFPQLVAGPIVRASEFIPQLYKKYQLTKDEVNFALFLILNGLMKKMIISDYISYNFVERVFDAPLSFTGFENLMAVYGFGIQIYCDFSGYTDVAIGVALLLGFRLPLNFNSPYKAENITDFWKRWHISLTMWFRDYLFLPIAFKVSRVLKSQKYLGIKTEYYIYLFAGLITFLLTGLWHGAAWRYLIWGGIHGLALVLHRFWTGYVPKKTRKKYFSHLLSVFITFNLVSFAWIFFRAKEMIIVQQMLVQIFSSYSWALIPTIFVSYWQVFALMIAAYIIHWLPTTFKSKYINWFKATPVWAKLAIVILVVFVCYQAKSADVQPFIYFQF, encoded by the coding sequence ATGGAGAAACTGAAAAACATATTCCTTTATTCTGGAGACAGCCCTTTGCTGTTTACGCAGATGTATTTCTGGATATTCTTTTTCATTGTTTTTAGCATTTTTGCCCTTGTTTACAATAAAAAGCTGTTCAGAAGCACTTATTTGTTTGCTATCAGTTTATTTTTCTATTGGAAATCAGGTGGGCATTTTTTCATTTTGCTTTTATTTACAACTGTATTAGACTATAATATTGGCAATCTCACCTATAAAGCCAAAACCAGACAGTTAAAAAAATTATGGGTAGCCATAAGTATAATATTGAATCTTGGAATTCTGGCTTATTTCAAATACACCGAGTTCTTTGTTGATATTGTGAATTTAGTATTGAATACTAATTTCAAAGTAATTAATATTGCAGCTCAATGGGCAAATAATGGGCTGGGCACTTCATTTGACGTGACCAAATTCATAATACCTGTAGGAATATCCTTTTATACTTTCCAGAGTTTAAGCTATGTATTAGACATCTCGAAGGGAAAGTTGAAACCTGTTAAAAACATACTGGAATATGGCTTTTATGTTACCTTCTTTCCTCAGTTGGTTGCTGGCCCTATTGTACGTGCATCTGAATTTATCCCTCAATTGTATAAGAAATATCAGTTGACAAAAGATGAAGTCAATTTTGCCTTATTCCTGATATTGAACGGATTGATGAAGAAAATGATCATTTCTGATTATATATCTTACAATTTTGTTGAACGTGTTTTTGATGCTCCCCTATCTTTTACTGGATTTGAAAACCTCATGGCTGTTTATGGTTTTGGTATTCAAATTTATTGTGACTTTTCTGGTTATACCGATGTAGCTATTGGTGTAGCACTATTACTTGGATTCAGATTGCCCTTAAACTTTAATTCACCATATAAGGCAGAGAATATTACAGACTTTTGGAAACGCTGGCATATTTCACTAACCATGTGGTTTAGAGATTATTTATTTTTACCAATAGCTTTTAAGGTTTCTAGAGTACTCAAATCCCAAAAATACTTAGGTATAAAAACAGAGTACTACATATATCTTTTTGCTGGACTAATAACTTTTTTATTAACAGGTTTGTGGCATGGTGCTGCCTGGCGATATTTAATATGGGGAGGAATCCATGGACTGGCATTGGTTTTACATCGTTTTTGGACAGGCTATGTTCCCAAGAAAACAAGAAAGAAATATTTCAGCCACTTATTATCTGTATTTATCACGTTTAATCTGGTCAGTTTTGCATGGATATTCTTCAGAGCAAAAGAAATGATTATTGTTCAACAAATGCTTGTTCAAATTTTCAGTAGTTACTCCTGGGCATTAATACCAACAATTTTTGTGAGCTATTGGCAAGTATTTGCTTTAATGATAGCTGCCTATATTATT